GACGTACACGATGCAATCAGGCTACCTTGAAAACTAATTGTgagatataattaatatataattatctgTTTTGTTGAACCTTCGTTTTTATAGGAAAAAGAAATTATTGTGAGAAGCTtataaatttcagtttttcccatatataatattaaccaGTTATTTTGTGCTCATTAAATTACTACTCCAACTACAATGGAAAACGAAATACCGAATGATGAGAAATCAAATCAACCCGCAGCAATGAGTTGTCTCATAGCAGTCTTCAACTGTTCCTTCCATTTATCTGTTTTATTCGTTGTCTTCTTGCTGTTCTTCCATCGTTTTTCACTATATTTATTCATGTGTtattatctacatatatatagatatacccAACTGGATCGTATTGATAAAACTGCCTTGTACGTCCTAGCTATGAGTTACCGGTTTTTATGATGAGATTCACAAGTTCATTAACTATACTTTGTAAAGTTTGGAAAAAGATTAGGAGGAAagtaattaaacttttttttaagtaaGAATAACATggtatcaaaataaataaacgtaatataaagattaaagtTATAAGACCTAAGTGTGAAGTGTCTTATGATATTATGTTataacataactttttttttagataaaagtCCTATAAAACTAATCTTTTTACTCGTATGAATTAATTATCAAGTATACtgttaaattatattataataggaCCATGTGACTTATGTGATCAAGTGTCCTATTATAATAACACATAATGAGACATCAACAATTAGATGTTTTAATAAATACTTTACTAGGATCCATATATTAATGATCTTAttattaaactatataataataagaCCCCAAACAATTATTCATTGTATTAAATAGTTTTTTAGACACTAGTTTAGCagagtatattatattataatatgacCATAAACATTCATTCGTCTTATTATATAGGTTTTTAGGACATTAGTTTTTTGAGATGTCTTTATTTTCCCAACCAATCAatctattaattttattttcccAACCAACTAatctattaatttaaaataggAAAAAGGTCATTCACTCCAATGCAAAAGctttttcaaaagcttttttgTGTGTGCCAAagcttttttgtgtgtgtgaattgAAAAAAGTTTTTCTTCAAAGGGTTGAAGATTGTCAagcttttgataaaaaaaagtcttAGTACCCAATGGTATCAAACTTTTCAAAgactttttttcttcaaaaaaaagtttttcatcaAGTTCCATTGGAGATGCTCTTATGAATACAATCTCTTACCTTTTTAATAAAGACAAAACTGTCTACATTTTACATTAGATTGTCTTTCTAATATTTTACCACTCTTTGGTAGTAATTGGTCATGTTGTTTGTAGCTCTTTATTGGAGTGTAATTAGGCTCAATGTGCTAAATCAAGTATATGCTCGTGTTAAGTTGTGTTACATTTTCATGTTTACATTATTAATGAATGTTATTATTGTGTTGATTTTTTATTTGTCGATTGTCTTTCTAATATTTCAAGTAATTATAAATGAGGATATgcttattttcttattttctttcagATTGACAAGTGTTCAATGTAAATAATTCGAGTACATCTTGACAGTGACATTTAAAGTGGGCCGTATACTAAAATTAAGTTGTAATTTGTGCACCCTGAATAACATTATGAGTGATAAGTATGCCCACATAATGAAGAGATAAATGCCTAAAACCACATGAAATCAAGATTTAATCCCGGATCTTCAAATCAATATCTCCTCCGCTGGTTTCTCCAAAATAGTTTGACCGCTTATTAAAGGTTAACGATGAgcaataactttttaaaattatgaactACTAATATACAAACTCATAGAAAAATTAAGCAACAACGTGCATTTGGTGATCAAACAACGATCGATCTAGCCAGGAGGtgtgattttctttttcttttgtgatGGTCAATGTCAACTCTTTTGGACACTTATTGTGTACACTTGGCCCCCAATTTCACATTGGAATAAATCAGATGTTTCTAAAAGGAAAAGTTCAATAAAGGTactctaatatatataattatacaaaaaggtgatttgaatgaaatttttttGCTTTCAAAATACTTATAATAAGGTTACAAAGTTTCCTATTTTAATTCATAGATTTGCTTGCTTGTAATGTTGTGTTGTTTGCATGGCATGTAGTCTTattgaagaaagtgcatctgaaaCAGTAGTGAAGAGTGTTTGCATGAATTGGTGTTAATATTTAAATGCAAGTGATTGTTAGTTGTCTGATATGGTCATGGGATGCGAATGCTATACCCTCCTTTTATACTTATCTCTTTGTCCTTGCTATGTTCCATCATCatactcttttctttctttaaggAAGGAAGAGACCACACACACCCTATTATGAATGACCTCACATCTATGTACTATGCCATTTTCTCTTGGGACTTGCTACCATTACCatcccttttttttatattctctTTTTCAAGCAGCGATACCTATAATCTAAAACCCCCTTCCAAGGAGCCATCTCGGTTAGGGTCATTGGTTGCATCGTAGTTCTCAAAACTAACCCAAGTAGTACCAATTCATTGTTTgtgctgctttttttttttctaacatacatctttattaataaaagaaaaccagCAAAATCGGTTTGGGATTACAAAGCAAGATACAACTAAAAATTAAAGCTATTTCATTTTTGCCATTCAATTCGGTTCGATTTCGATCTATTTGATAACCAATGGTAGCTTATCGACTTGAATTCCCTGGTGGCATAGTGGATTGATTTTTCTAGTATCGTTtgaatttcttaatttttctgATATTTTGTCTGATCCTATTTCGAAATGTGATAAGTGTTTAGACATAATCAAATGATGGTAATGTACAAACACATTGCAACCTCTAATAAATTACAATCACGATAAATTAGTGGTAACTTGTTCCcaaacaaaactaaaacatCATTATTAATTCTATTAGGGAAAATTGAATATGCAGTTGACTGCAAATTTCATCGACGCAGTCACATACACATATCATATAAatgattaatgtttttttaattttcaaggtaatttcataaaaaaaaataatgcagTTAATTGCATTCAAGCTAAGCCTTTCTTATTATCATggttaatggtttttttttttttacaataaaaattgTTCATTCAATAGTATAAGGAATGCTAACATTTATGCATTGCATTATAATTAAAGATTTCCGTTAATATAAAGAAAACGAACGAAGAATGATGAGGTCTTATTGATGTGTCACTTGTGTGTCAGATATGATGCTCTAttttagctattattattattacttattttCTCTATTAATTATGATTAATAATTGTTTGTATTTTAGGTAAAAGGTaatgttacaacttacaaaacTGAATATGAAGTTGTTGAAGATTAATTAAGTCAAAACTAATAGATgtatgattagttttttttctctAGGTTATGGGTTTTAGACTTGATATATTTTAAAGTGacaagtttataagtttttttttttaaatatgtaactGCTTATAAACTTTTATCGGATCGTATTTTGTTGAGTTGGTCTATTGTATAATTCATGTTTTTGAAATTCGATTCTCGACTAAATTAACTATCAAAGGAAAAGTAAGTGAAGTTGTTTTGTATGAAAATTAAATGTGATATATTTTAAATCTGTTTTAAAGCTAGCTAGTGGTTGGAGATGGTGTACTGAAATAGGTTTGGGGGTGGCTACTCCTGCCAAAATGTATTCTTGCAATTCTGATCGATCCATTATCTAGTTTTCCTGTAATCTTATGTAACACTCCTCTAGCTAGTCtatatacgagtagtatataGCTAGCCATAACTACATATTCAGTAACCAAATGACGTCAAGCTTGTATTAATTAAAGATACATTTTAGCATGAAAAATGCTGGTTATgcccattattttttttagaataatACACCAATTTAAGCTAGTATTTTTTGTAACTACTTCAACTCAAACACACACACGTGTTGGATTCCATAATAATTGACCCTTCTGATTTCTGATCTGCTCCACCTGCTCTTTCTCAACACGGTTTTGATCTCACACATTGTGATATAATCATTTCAACATACATacacattaacatatataaCACACACCTTTTTCAAAGATCAATTTCTTCACCATATTTCTCTCTCAGACTTATTTCTACTCATTAAAAATCCTTCAGTTAACACTGAGCATCATCACTCTTTTACTCCATCCAGAAATGGGTTGTGGTCACAACCCCAAATTActaattcatcatcatcatcatcatttaacCATTTATCCTCTACTCTTTCTCTCCATTCTATTCACAGCCCAATTCATATCTTTTGCTCAAGGTAAAATGGGTCTCAATCACactatactatattatactATCTCATAAATGAccccttgatttttatttttttttcctattaatatttttttttattcctgaCTCAAGATTTATCACACACTTTCAAGCATAACTTCACTCTCTTTTATCTTATTTATGGCAGGTAGAGTGCTAATTGGAAAAGCAGCCAATTCTCATTCTCAGGTATTTCCTAATTTGAATCAATATatcttattttcatttttcattattggtttaaaaaaaaaaaaacttatgaaagAAGTACATTGGTTGTTATGTGAAGGTGGATGAAGAGAAGACAATACTAAGAGGACAAATAGGATCAAGACCTCCAAGATGTGAAAGAAGGTGTGGTTCATGTGGTCATTGTGAAGCCATTCAAGTGCCCACAACTCCACAAACCAAGACTACCACAAATGAAGTTATTAATCCAAAAGCAATAGCTACAATTGCATATGCAAGAGGTGATTATACCTCTAACTACAAGCCCATGAGTTGGAAGTGCAAATGTGGGAGCTTTCTCTTCAACCCATGATGAGTCCTAATTAAtcctatatatattagttaaatatttttcattataaGTAAGTAATTATATATTAGTAAGTGTACATATAGGAGTAGTAAGATTAATTGTTGATGTTCAAGTAGATTATCCTCCCAAGGGGTTCTTTTGGTTATAAATTTTAACCTTTGAGTTTGAGTCCTGCCTTTTTCATGAGAGGGCCTGATTTTTTGTATTAATGCTTTTTgacttatttataatttttataattgtttttgtCATAAATAAAGTAGACATTGTTGAAAACCACAAACAAAGATTTGGTTATTAATGGTGTGTGCATGGTGTCATCAAATACATCATCCTTTTTCcattgaatttttaatttaaggtGTTCGCATATtctaatggaattggaattggaattgaatttcattttttagtgtgtttggttgctcaatgatgaagaaatatcattccgttggaatgtcaacattctctcatttgatggaatctccattccatggggatgggagaaggaatctcattccgtctctcctttaaatcttcaaaaaatgaaaaacatttcatcaaatttcattccatcaGATTCTAATTCCTTCAATAGATTACATTCCATCCAAAAACATTTCGTGAACCAAACGCGCTGAATCATTTCAAATCATTCTAGAACTAAAATGTCTCATGTTTGAATGCAATAATTCTTTCACTTTATGCAAGATATATCATATAACAACTtatgtttgatttgagtttAGCAAGTTTAAATTAGTACGTTTAACCTTATTGAATATCTATATTTCATTAccattttgtatttatttaaaaaaaaaacaaaaaaaagatctGTGTAAGAGAGCTAGAAAGAAAGAAGTTGGGAGTTGGTACTGAAATTAAGCAAGTAAAAaccttttattaaaaagaaaaaggagcgGGTGGCGTGTAGGAGTAGGAATGAAAGATATATCAGACACCGTTACTTCTGTTCTTTCCTCATCTAAATTAATGCGCTTTTTTATCAgtactttttcttaaaaacattttcttaGCAATACAGTAACTTTACATATCAAATGATattatatttctattttttccgccactacaaaaaaaaaatagtgacaactaaaatttatatatttttcttttgttttaccaAGTCCCATGATTTTATCACTTGGAAATGTGTGATAACTTTACACTCAAAATTCATTAGTAATAGGCTATGCTAATACTCTTCACCTATAtgaattgaaaaatatatataatcagtttattttttcttctaaactttattttttacttcCAAGACTTTATCCATACTGTTTTATATAACGAGAGAATCTCCCAGCCCCCTTTACTAATAAGGAAAAGAAagcaaccaaatggtcaccacCATCCCATGTCACCTCTTTCATCACCACCGTCTCCACAACCGTCGTCGCTGCCACCATCCCCTATCACCTCCTACACCACCACCGTCTCCATCACCCGTCACTGCCACTGCCGTCGCCCCTCCCCTACCACCATTCGTCACCGCCAACCACTACCAtcattagttcattacattcacATTGTGAGGGTATACGTCTAGTAATAATTACTATGATAATACGATGGAAAAACACTTTCGATAAAATTCATTACTAAAAAATCTACTATTAGTCAAGAgaatttcaatttaaaataaaaagggtaaatggaTGGGAACCCCCTGGTCTCATGTGCCATTTTGGTACCCAGAACGTACATCGCATAGAACTCATGTCCGGTATCATTCTCACACATGATTCACTAAATATAGTTTCTCCTTTTGCCTTTAGTAAGATTTGAACCTGTGACTTGCAGTCATCTGTGTCACCATGTGTTCACATGGTGACAGTACCTGTTGATCTATAATCAATTGGTAAGAAGATTTCAATTactaaacaaaaaagtaaagtattttatgatacaatctttCAGGAGTTATGAATCTCAATAACGTCTTTCATGGGGTTGAGATGTGAATAGCGTTATTCCTACCTTAATTAGATAGGCTACTATCAAA
The Erigeron canadensis isolate Cc75 chromosome 2, C_canadensis_v1, whole genome shotgun sequence DNA segment above includes these coding regions:
- the LOC122590184 gene encoding EPIDERMAL PATTERNING FACTOR-like protein 2 → MGCGHNPKLLIHHHHHHLTIYPLLFLSILFTAQFISFAQGRVLIGKAANSHSQVDEEKTILRGQIGSRPPRCERRCGSCGHCEAIQVPTTPQTKTTTNEVINPKAIATIAYARGDYTSNYKPMSWKCKCGSFLFNP